One genomic region from Candidatus Bathyarchaeum sp. encodes:
- a CDS encoding class I SAM-dependent methyltransferase — translation MEVRKSLALDENLKEKIRKANIVLHKYEANYYELIHPEIYNEPEQKRLISALKNADNLISTPSDGVKMALDFGAGTGNVTGKLLSMGYHVTAVDLSGEMCSILEKKYSGYIKSKQLVVMNFAVEDLVFGEDTFDLITCYSVLHHLPDYVGAVRSLSHFLKKGGVMYIDHEISPFYWEPEPKTVTNLFKFVYLHLSPTFNSLYFRLVGLNLPPLDYHLSDYWYAKKHQLNHNKIEQVFQDEAYEYHKRHDYHLRRGYFLNPLFHLCARFCRPETSLWLAKK, via the coding sequence TTGGAGGTTCGCAAAAGTTTGGCTTTGGATGAAAATCTTAAAGAAAAAATTCGAAAAGCAAACATTGTCCTCCATAAATATGAGGCAAACTATTACGAGCTAATACATCCCGAAATTTATAATGAACCTGAACAAAAAAGGTTGATTTCTGCTTTGAAAAATGCAGATAATTTAATTTCAACACCTTCTGATGGTGTTAAAATGGCTCTTGATTTTGGGGCTGGAACTGGTAATGTAACTGGTAAGCTGTTGAGTATGGGTTATCATGTAACAGCTGTTGACCTTTCTGGGGAAATGTGTAGTATCTTAGAAAAAAAGTACTCCGGTTATATTAAATCAAAACAACTAGTTGTAATGAATTTTGCTGTAGAAGATTTGGTTTTTGGTGAAGATACCTTTGATTTGATAACTTGTTATTCTGTTTTACACCATTTACCTGATTATGTTGGGGCTGTTCGCAGTCTTTCTCATTTTTTGAAAAAAGGAGGAGTGATGTACATCGACCATGAGATTTCTCCTTTTTATTGGGAACCCGAACCAAAAACAGTAACGAATTTGTTTAAGTTTGTTTACTTGCATTTGAGTCCAACCTTTAACAGCTTGTATTTCCGGTTAGTGGGTCTGAATCTTCCTCCCCTTGATTATCATTTGTCTGATTATTGGTATGCAAAAAAACACCAGCTAAACCATAACAAAATAGAACAAGTGTTTCAAGATGAAGCTTATGAATATCATAAACGGCACGATTACCACCTCAGAAGGGGATATTTTTTAAATCCTCTCTTCCATTTGTGTGCGCGTTTTTGCAGACCAGAAACTAGTCTTTGGCTAGCCAAAAAATAA
- a CDS encoding glycosyltransferase family 4 protein, with amino-acid sequence MCFVTPEYFPISGGTGAYVFYLSHFLQQMGHNVHVVARDKQDSEGTVNGIKVHYITGVGNALTRYWKFARSASKKIKELNDEIGFDIIHANLPLVPSFAIPKDGAKAVVCAVHSTWKGEAIVTKNDNPKELNPNEKSMLRFNPVLRSYEKKLMNRSDALIAVSKYTVNELTDLYGISTDKIHVIYNGVDIKKFKPRRNKTQLREQFGLESNKKIVLFVGRLYHRKGLEPLLRSIYQVVKKFNNVTFAISGTGFKEKEESLKNLAKELNIENVVKFLGYVPDEKLPELYSASDIFVLPAIYENFPFAILEAQSTALPVISTNVGGIPEFLKDDKNGFVIEPGDEAMLTQKLLTLLQNPDLAKKMGSNGRKMIEEQLSWDIITNQVVDLYHKLLSTA; translated from the coding sequence GTGTGTTTTGTAACTCCCGAATATTTCCCAATTTCTGGCGGAACTGGAGCTTATGTTTTCTATCTTTCCCACTTTTTGCAACAGATGGGACATAACGTTCATGTGGTTGCTCGAGACAAACAAGATTCAGAAGGGACTGTTAACGGAATTAAGGTTCATTACATAACTGGCGTGGGAAATGCTTTAACCCGTTACTGGAAGTTTGCTCGTTCTGCCTCCAAAAAAATCAAGGAACTAAACGATGAAATCGGGTTTGACATAATACACGCGAACCTTCCTTTGGTTCCAAGTTTTGCAATTCCTAAGGATGGAGCTAAAGCGGTTGTTTGTGCGGTTCATTCTACTTGGAAAGGAGAAGCCATAGTAACCAAAAACGACAACCCAAAAGAGCTAAACCCCAACGAAAAATCCATGCTCAGGTTTAATCCTGTTCTGAGGTCCTACGAAAAAAAGTTGATGAATCGCTCCGACGCCCTGATTGCAGTGAGCAAATACACGGTTAACGAATTAACAGACCTTTACGGAATCAGCACAGACAAAATTCACGTAATCTACAACGGAGTAGACATCAAAAAATTCAAACCTCGACGAAACAAAACACAACTACGAGAACAATTCGGTTTAGAATCAAACAAAAAAATTGTGTTGTTTGTTGGCCGGTTGTATCACCGCAAAGGCTTAGAACCGTTGCTGAGGTCAATTTATCAGGTTGTTAAAAAATTCAACAACGTTACTTTTGCCATATCTGGAACAGGCTTCAAAGAAAAAGAAGAAAGCCTCAAAAACCTAGCCAAAGAACTAAACATCGAAAACGTTGTAAAATTTTTAGGTTACGTTCCCGACGAAAAACTGCCTGAACTTTATTCTGCTTCAGACATTTTTGTTTTGCCTGCAATTTACGAAAACTTTCCATTTGCCATATTAGAGGCCCAATCTACTGCTTTGCCGGTTATTTCCACTAATGTTGGGGGAATTCCCGAGTTCTTGAAAGATGACAAAAACGGCTTTGTGATTGAGCCCGGAGACGAAGCTATGTTGACCCAAAAATTGTTGACGTTGTTGCAAAATCCTGACCTTGCGAAAAAGATGGGAAGCAATGGACGAAAAATGATTGAAGAGCAGCTTTCGTGGGATATTATTACAAATCAAGTTGTTGATTTATATCATAAGCTGTTAAGCACTGCTTAA
- a CDS encoding glycosyltransferase, whose protein sequence is MKNQVTNKDLQLGVSIIVTTFNSAQTLDACLHSIIELDYPKELLEVIVVDGGSTDTTTEIAQKHPIKLVCSDLNPAAAYNLVLDDAKHEVIGLIDSDAKVEKQWLQKLVNRLEDPKIAGASGTVETWNNDKLVPRVIGYELNYRYRRLPKSVERVATMNLLLKKEIVKKIGGFDEELPTQYDTDIGARLAKEGYIIAFDSEAICYHFHRPTLTAFFKQQYKYGQNTWKLYFKHPKLAKGDKITDGWMNAQPILYGIAGILLIISTISGFHWIPSFAFLTIVVVTLLQYVVSAVRISLIYKDWSAMCLVVIYFVRALGWTLGAVTSLIRTIVTGAEDKT, encoded by the coding sequence TTGAAAAACCAAGTAACCAACAAAGATTTGCAGCTGGGCGTCAGCATAATCGTAACCACTTTTAACAGTGCCCAAACTCTTGACGCGTGTCTACACTCAATTATCGAGTTGGATTACCCCAAAGAACTGCTTGAAGTAATCGTTGTTGATGGCGGCTCAACCGATACAACAACAGAGATTGCCCAAAAACATCCAATTAAACTTGTTTGCAGTGACCTTAATCCTGCAGCAGCGTATAACCTTGTTTTGGATGACGCAAAACATGAAGTAATTGGCTTGATTGACTCAGACGCTAAAGTTGAAAAACAGTGGTTGCAAAAGCTTGTTAACCGTTTAGAGGACCCAAAAATTGCTGGAGCAAGCGGAACAGTAGAAACATGGAACAACGACAAACTAGTTCCCCGGGTTATTGGTTATGAACTAAATTATCGGTATCGAAGGCTGCCAAAATCTGTGGAAAGAGTAGCAACCATGAACCTGTTGCTGAAAAAAGAGATTGTAAAAAAAATTGGGGGATTTGACGAAGAGCTTCCAACCCAGTATGACACAGACATTGGTGCCCGATTGGCCAAAGAGGGATATATAATAGCCTTTGATTCTGAAGCAATTTGTTACCATTTTCATCGACCAACATTAACGGCTTTTTTTAAACAGCAATACAAGTATGGTCAAAACACTTGGAAACTTTACTTCAAGCACCCTAAACTTGCAAAAGGCGATAAAATAACTGATGGCTGGATGAATGCACAACCCATACTATACGGAATTGCGGGAATCTTACTCATAATCAGCACAATTTCAGGGTTTCATTGGATTCCATCTTTTGCTTTTTTGACAATAGTAGTTGTAACCTTGCTACAGTATGTTGTTTCTGCAGTAAGAATTTCTTTGATTTACAAGGACTGGTCAGCCATGTGTTTGGTTGTTATCTATTTTGTTCGTGCCCTTGGTTGGACATTAGGAGCAGTAACATCTTTAATTCGAACCATAGTAACAGGAGCAGAGGATAAAACTTGA
- a CDS encoding radical SAM protein — translation MDLLINQQLWNSVITTPPVKWMLKKTLIKCHKCNKSPLETALDNSAGIPTPNCSSCRVYVQVIQFWIKFIQKALGVQTSRLSKLFSDSYVRRAILSIVAGFSEFGFCRPIQIHAPLLVVWNFTYKCNLKCKHCYSSSGSCAKNELSTEDSLKLIDQLAEFGVTSLAFSGGEPLMRKDFFDVAKHAVDSGLYVSLATNGTLLTEENVKKLKEIGLHYVEVSVDGANAKTHDQFRGKTGAFEQTMQGLKNCMNKNICTCIAITGTKNNLTEIPAVIDMAENMGIDRFTLFNFIPVGRGKEILAADPSPQEREQLLRLFNQKLSEGLRMAILSTTPQLARVALQCQSPTEGDLIMPLAHMEATKISKRAKALADFIGGCGAGRFYCAISPEGEVQPCVFMPLVVGDLKTQKMEDIWLNSKVLKDLRNRENLKGRCSKCEYKYVCGGCRARAYAYHDDYLMSDPGCIKQVSEGD, via the coding sequence ATGGACCTGCTAATCAATCAACAACTTTGGAATTCTGTCATAACGACTCCTCCAGTAAAGTGGATGCTAAAAAAAACTTTAATCAAATGTCACAAATGCAACAAAAGTCCTTTGGAAACAGCCCTAGACAACAGCGCAGGAATACCAACCCCAAACTGTTCATCCTGCAGAGTTTATGTTCAAGTTATACAGTTCTGGATAAAGTTCATACAAAAAGCTCTAGGCGTACAAACAAGTCGCCTTTCCAAACTGTTTTCTGACTCATACGTGCGGCGCGCTATACTAAGTATTGTGGCAGGATTTTCTGAGTTCGGATTTTGTCGTCCCATACAAATTCATGCGCCTTTGCTTGTGGTCTGGAACTTTACATACAAATGCAACCTAAAATGTAAACACTGCTACTCAAGTTCTGGCAGTTGCGCAAAAAATGAGCTGTCAACAGAGGACTCCCTAAAACTGATAGATCAACTCGCAGAATTTGGAGTAACCTCTTTGGCCTTTTCAGGTGGGGAACCTTTGATGCGTAAAGATTTCTTTGATGTTGCCAAACACGCTGTTGATTCTGGATTGTATGTTTCACTAGCCACAAACGGAACCTTACTTACTGAAGAAAACGTTAAAAAACTCAAAGAAATCGGACTGCACTACGTAGAGGTAAGCGTTGATGGAGCAAACGCCAAAACCCATGACCAGTTTCGCGGAAAAACAGGAGCCTTTGAACAAACAATGCAGGGCTTAAAAAACTGCATGAACAAAAACATCTGCACCTGCATAGCAATAACCGGAACAAAAAATAATCTAACAGAAATCCCCGCAGTAATTGATATGGCTGAAAACATGGGAATCGACAGATTCACTTTATTCAATTTCATACCCGTAGGTCGGGGCAAAGAAATCCTCGCAGCCGACCCTTCACCTCAAGAACGGGAACAACTATTGCGGCTTTTCAATCAAAAATTGTCTGAAGGTCTTAGAATGGCTATACTTAGTACTACGCCTCAGCTTGCCCGAGTGGCGTTACAGTGTCAATCTCCAACAGAAGGAGACTTGATCATGCCCTTGGCTCACATGGAAGCAACAAAAATAAGCAAACGAGCCAAAGCCCTTGCAGACTTCATAGGGGGATGTGGCGCAGGAAGATTTTACTGTGCAATTTCTCCTGAAGGGGAAGTTCAACCGTGCGTGTTTATGCCTTTAGTTGTGGGTGATTTAAAAACTCAAAAGATGGAAGACATCTGGTTGAACTCAAAAGTGCTAAAAGACCTGCGGAACCGGGAAAACCTGAAAGGCCGATGCAGCAAATGCGAATATAAATACGTTTGCGGTGGATGCCGAGCACGCGCCTACGCTTATCACGACGATTATTTGATGTCCGACCCCGGATGCATCAAACAGGTTTCTGAAGGAGACTAA
- a CDS encoding glycosyltransferase family 2 protein, producing MAKSREDRERTKVFVSVIIPVFNEEATVGDVVSRTNKTLEKMGKPYEVIVVDDGSDDKSAEISKQQNAIVIKGCHTGKGFALRCGFLRAKGEYIVTLDADGSHKPEELPLILRYLTEDEADFVVGSRFANSEHNKTKIPKINRAGNKLFNTITQYLTGVHITDSQSGFRAIRTSLIKTMKLTSYGYEVESEMLVKALRKRARVVETPISFIQRTVGRSKLDPIKDGTRILYAIVASYLS from the coding sequence ATGGCAAAAAGTAGGGAAGACAGGGAACGAACCAAAGTTTTCGTTTCTGTTATTATTCCGGTGTTCAATGAGGAAGCAACGGTAGGGGATGTAGTTAGCCGAACAAATAAAACACTGGAAAAAATGGGCAAACCTTATGAAGTAATTGTTGTGGATGACGGTTCAGACGACAAATCAGCAGAAATCTCCAAACAACAAAATGCCATCGTAATAAAAGGATGCCACACTGGAAAAGGGTTTGCTCTTAGGTGTGGATTTTTGCGGGCGAAAGGCGAATACATAGTTACTTTGGATGCCGATGGCTCCCATAAGCCTGAAGAGCTGCCATTGATTTTACGTTACTTAACAGAAGACGAAGCTGATTTTGTTGTTGGTTCAAGATTTGCAAATTCTGAACACAACAAAACCAAGATTCCAAAAATAAACAGGGCAGGAAACAAGTTGTTCAATACCATTACCCAGTACCTTACGGGCGTTCACATAACCGATTCTCAGTCGGGTTTCAGGGCAATTCGGACTTCGTTGATAAAAACTATGAAATTAACGTCTTATGGTTACGAAGTTGAATCAGAAATGCTTGTTAAGGCATTACGCAAACGAGCACGAGTAGTAGAAACCCCCATAAGTTTTATTCAGCGAACAGTCGGACGCTCAAAACTGGACCCAATAAAGGATGGCACAAGAATTCTTTATGCCATAGTTGCATCTTATTTATCATAA